One genomic region from Ornithinicoccus hortensis encodes:
- the uvrB gene encoding excinuclease ABC subunit UvrB — MRPTTDLQRTVAPFEVVSEFSPSGDQPTAIADLAARINAGEQNVVLLGATGTGKSATTAWLLEQVQRPTLVMAPNKTLAAQLANEFRELLPHNAVEYFVSYYDYYQPEAYVPQTDTYIEKDSSINDEVERLRHSATNSLLTRRDAVVVASVSCIYGLGTPQEYVDRMARLTVGQEVDRDALLRRFVEMQYSRNDMAFTRGTFRVRGDTVEIIPQYEELAVRIEFFGDEIDRLYTLNPLTGEVVREEQEMYVFPASHYVAGPERMERAIGGIEAELAEQLAVFEREGKLLEAQRLRMRTTYDVEMMRQVGSCSGIENYSLHIDGRERGSAPNCLLDYFPEDFLLVIDESHVTVPQIGAMYEGDMSRKRTLVDHGFRLPSAMDNRPLKWEEFLDRIGQTVYLSATPGDYEMAKADGVVEQIIRPTGLVDPEVVLKPTKGQIDDLLHEINERVEKNERVLVTTLTKKMAEDLTDYLLEKGVRVRYLHSEVDTLRRVELLRGLRTGEHDVLVGINLLREGLDLPEVSLVSILDADKEGFLRSTRSLIQTIGRAARNVSGQVHMYADRVTPSMQDALDETDRRRAKQLAYNKANGVDPTPLRKRIADITDMLQREDADTEALMGSGRNQSRGKGGRPTGATVAADAGVASGARDTDSMPATELAELIHELTDQMHAAATDLHFELAARLRDEISDLKKELRQMREATG; from the coding sequence ATGCGTCCCACGACCGACCTCCAGCGCACGGTGGCACCCTTTGAGGTGGTCTCTGAGTTCTCCCCGAGCGGTGACCAGCCGACCGCGATCGCCGACCTCGCCGCGCGGATCAACGCCGGCGAGCAGAACGTCGTCCTACTCGGCGCCACCGGCACCGGCAAGTCGGCGACCACCGCCTGGCTGCTGGAGCAGGTGCAGCGACCGACCCTGGTGATGGCACCGAACAAGACGCTCGCGGCCCAGCTGGCCAACGAGTTCCGGGAGCTGTTGCCGCACAACGCGGTCGAGTACTTCGTCAGCTACTACGACTACTACCAGCCCGAGGCCTACGTCCCGCAGACGGACACCTACATCGAGAAGGACTCCTCGATCAACGACGAGGTCGAGCGGCTGCGGCACTCCGCGACCAACTCGCTGCTGACCCGGCGCGACGCGGTCGTCGTGGCCTCGGTGTCCTGCATCTACGGCCTGGGCACCCCGCAGGAGTACGTCGACCGGATGGCGCGCCTCACCGTGGGGCAGGAGGTCGACCGGGACGCGCTGTTGCGCAGGTTCGTGGAGATGCAGTACTCCCGCAACGACATGGCCTTCACCCGGGGTACCTTCCGGGTCCGCGGCGACACCGTCGAGATCATCCCGCAGTACGAAGAGCTCGCGGTCCGGATCGAGTTCTTCGGCGACGAGATCGACCGGCTCTACACGCTGAACCCGCTGACCGGGGAGGTCGTGCGGGAGGAGCAGGAGATGTACGTCTTCCCGGCCTCGCACTACGTGGCCGGCCCGGAGCGGATGGAGCGCGCGATCGGCGGCATCGAGGCCGAGCTGGCCGAGCAGCTGGCCGTCTTCGAGCGGGAGGGCAAGCTGCTGGAGGCCCAGCGGCTGCGGATGCGGACCACCTACGACGTGGAGATGATGCGCCAGGTCGGGTCCTGCTCGGGCATCGAGAACTACTCCCTGCACATCGACGGCCGGGAGCGCGGGTCGGCCCCGAACTGCCTGCTCGACTACTTCCCGGAGGACTTCCTCCTGGTCATCGACGAGTCTCACGTCACCGTGCCGCAGATCGGCGCGATGTACGAGGGGGACATGTCCCGCAAGCGCACCCTCGTCGACCACGGCTTCCGGCTGCCCAGCGCGATGGACAACCGGCCGCTGAAGTGGGAGGAGTTCCTGGACCGGATCGGGCAGACCGTCTACCTGTCCGCCACCCCCGGGGACTACGAGATGGCCAAGGCCGACGGCGTCGTCGAGCAGATCATCCGGCCCACCGGCCTGGTGGACCCCGAGGTGGTGCTCAAGCCGACCAAGGGCCAGATCGACGACCTGCTGCACGAGATCAACGAGCGGGTGGAGAAGAACGAGCGCGTCCTGGTCACCACGCTGACCAAGAAGATGGCCGAGGACCTGACCGACTACCTGCTGGAGAAGGGGGTGCGGGTGCGCTACCTGCACTCCGAGGTGGACACGCTGCGCCGGGTGGAGCTGCTCCGCGGGCTGCGGACCGGTGAGCACGACGTCCTCGTCGGGATCAACCTGCTGCGCGAGGGCCTGGACCTGCCCGAGGTCTCCTTGGTGAGCATCCTGGACGCCGACAAGGAGGGCTTCCTGCGCTCGACCCGGTCCCTGATCCAGACGATCGGCCGGGCCGCCCGCAACGTGTCCGGCCAGGTGCACATGTATGCCGACCGGGTCACCCCGTCGATGCAGGACGCGCTGGACGAGACCGACCGGCGCCGGGCCAAGCAGCTGGCCTACAACAAGGCCAACGGCGTGGACCCGACCCCGCTGCGCAAGCGGATCGCGGACATCACCGACATGCTGCAGCGCGAGGACGCCGACACCGAGGCGCTGATGGGCAGCGGACGCAACCAGTCCCGCGGCAAGGGCGGCCGGCCCACCGGCGCGACGGTCGCCGCCGACGCCGGCGTGGCGTCCGGGGCGCGGGACACCGACTCGATGCCGGCCACCGAGCTGGCCGAGCTGATCCACGAGCTCACCGACCAGATGCACGCGGCCGCCACGGACCTGCACTTCGAGCTCGCGGCCCGGTTGCGCGACGAGATCTCGGATCTGAAGAAGGAGCTGCGGCAGATGCGCGAGGCCACCGGCTGA
- a CDS encoding EamA family transporter, whose protein sequence is MVTPGRGAPSARGLARVDPVLLVLVSIVSVQFGGALAATLLPLIGVVGSVTLRLGLSAALLLLVVRPRLRGRERADWAVVAAFAAALTCMNLAFYASLERLPIGVAVTIEFIGPLTLAAFTSRRGRDIAAVGGAVVGVLLISEALTVPWAELDLVGILMALLAGACWAGYILLSGRTGARFEGLDGMAICLTIGAVVLLPFGIWTAGTDLWSSEALLRGAGIALLSSAIPYSLELVALRRMAAGVFGVLLSLEPAAAALAGLLVLEQSLEALQLVGMALVVVASILVLGRPRTQVRD, encoded by the coding sequence ATGGTGACACCCGGGCGCGGAGCACCCTCCGCGCGCGGACTGGCCCGGGTCGACCCGGTCCTGCTGGTCCTGGTCTCGATCGTCTCCGTCCAGTTCGGCGGGGCCCTGGCCGCCACGCTGCTCCCGCTGATCGGCGTCGTCGGCTCGGTCACCCTGCGGCTGGGACTCTCCGCGGCGCTGCTCCTGCTCGTCGTCCGGCCGCGCCTGCGCGGCCGGGAGCGGGCCGACTGGGCCGTCGTCGCCGCCTTCGCCGCCGCCCTGACCTGCATGAACCTGGCGTTCTACGCCTCGCTGGAGCGGCTCCCGATCGGGGTCGCGGTCACCATCGAGTTCATCGGCCCGCTCACCCTGGCCGCCTTCACCTCCCGACGCGGACGGGACATCGCGGCCGTCGGGGGCGCCGTCGTCGGCGTGCTCCTCATCTCGGAGGCGCTCACCGTCCCGTGGGCCGAGCTGGACCTGGTCGGCATCCTGATGGCCCTCCTCGCCGGGGCCTGTTGGGCGGGGTACATCCTGCTCAGCGGGCGCACCGGCGCCCGGTTCGAGGGCCTGGACGGGATGGCGATCTGCCTGACGATCGGCGCCGTGGTGCTCCTGCCGTTCGGCATCTGGACGGCCGGCACCGACCTGTGGTCCAGCGAGGCGCTGCTCCGGGGCGCGGGCATCGCCCTGCTGTCCAGCGCCATCCCCTACTCCCTCGAGCTGGTGGCCCTGCGCCGGATGGCCGCCGGGGTGTTCGGCGTCCTGCTCAGCCTCGAGCCCGCCGCCGCAGCACTGGCCGGCCTGCTGGTGCTCGAGCAGTCGCTGGAGGCGCTCCAGCTCGTCGGCATGGCGCTGGTCGTCGTGGCCAGCATCCTGGTGCTCGGGCGGCCCCGCACCCAGGTCCGCGACTGA
- the rpsA gene encoding 30S ribosomal protein S1 encodes MTATAAEKASPQIAINDIGSEEELLAAIDATIKNFNDGDIVEGVIVKVDRDEVLLDIGYKTEGVIPSRELAIKHDVDPSEVVTVGDEVEALVLQKEDKEGRLILSKKRAQYERAWGSIEQVKEEDGVVTGTVIEVVKGGLILDIGLRGFLPASLVEMRRVRDLQPYVGKEIEAKIIELDKNRNNVVLSRRAWLEQTQSEVRTTFLKELAKGQVRSGVVSSIVNFGAFVDLGGGVDGLVHVSELSWKHIDHPGEVVEVGNEVTVEVLDVDMDRERVSLSLKATQEDPWQHFARTHAIGQVVPGKVTKLVPFGAFVRVEDGIEGLVHISELAERHVELPEQVVQVGGDIFVKVIDIDLERRRISLSLKQANEAVTAEFDPTLYGMAAEYDEEGNYKYPEGFDPETNEWLEGFEAQREKWEKEYADAHERWEAHRAQVEAAAEAEVEAGDVATSAAASYSSGSEPATPAAPQEATGTLASDEALAALREKLTGN; translated from the coding sequence ATGACTGCCACTGCGGCCGAGAAGGCCAGCCCCCAGATCGCGATCAACGACATCGGGTCTGAGGAAGAGCTGCTCGCAGCGATCGATGCAACGATCAAGAACTTCAACGACGGCGACATCGTCGAGGGTGTCATCGTCAAGGTCGACCGGGACGAGGTCCTGCTCGACATCGGCTACAAGACCGAGGGCGTCATCCCCTCGCGCGAGCTGGCCATCAAGCACGACGTCGACCCGTCCGAGGTCGTCACCGTCGGCGACGAGGTCGAGGCCTTGGTCCTCCAGAAGGAGGACAAGGAAGGCCGCCTCATCCTGTCCAAGAAGCGCGCCCAGTACGAGCGCGCCTGGGGCTCCATCGAGCAGGTCAAGGAAGAGGACGGGGTCGTCACTGGCACCGTCATCGAGGTCGTCAAGGGCGGCCTGATCCTGGACATCGGGCTGCGCGGCTTCCTGCCGGCCTCCCTGGTCGAGATGCGCCGGGTCCGCGACCTCCAGCCGTACGTCGGCAAGGAGATCGAGGCCAAGATCATCGAGCTGGACAAGAACCGCAACAACGTGGTCCTGTCCCGCCGCGCCTGGCTGGAGCAGACCCAGTCCGAGGTCCGCACCACCTTCCTCAAGGAACTGGCCAAGGGCCAGGTCCGCTCCGGTGTCGTCAGCAGCATCGTCAACTTCGGTGCATTCGTCGACCTGGGCGGTGGCGTCGACGGCCTGGTGCACGTCTCCGAGCTGTCCTGGAAGCACATCGACCACCCGGGCGAGGTCGTCGAGGTCGGCAACGAGGTCACCGTCGAGGTCCTGGACGTCGACATGGACCGCGAGCGCGTCTCCCTGTCGCTGAAGGCGACCCAGGAGGACCCGTGGCAGCACTTCGCGCGCACCCACGCCATCGGGCAGGTCGTGCCGGGCAAGGTCACCAAGCTGGTGCCGTTCGGTGCGTTCGTCCGTGTCGAGGACGGCATCGAGGGTCTGGTCCACATCTCCGAGCTGGCCGAGCGCCACGTGGAGCTGCCGGAGCAGGTCGTCCAGGTGGGCGGTGACATCTTCGTCAAGGTCATCGACATCGACCTGGAGCGGCGCCGCATCTCGCTGTCGCTGAAGCAGGCCAACGAGGCGGTCACCGCCGAGTTCGACCCGACCCTCTACGGCATGGCCGCCGAGTACGACGAGGAGGGGAACTACAAGTACCCCGAGGGCTTCGACCCGGAGACCAACGAGTGGCTCGAGGGCTTCGAGGCCCAGCGCGAGAAGTGGGAGAAGGAGTACGCCGACGCCCACGAGCGCTGGGAGGCCCACCGCGCCCAGGTCGAGGCCGCCGCCGAGGCCGAGGTCGAGGCCGGCGATGTCGCCACCTCCGCCGCGGCGTCCTACTCCTCGGGCTCCGAGCCGGCCACCCCGGCCGCCCCGCAGGAGGCCACCGGCACCCTCGCCTCCGACGAGGCGCTGGCCGCGCTCCGCGAGAAGCTCACCGGCAACTGA
- a CDS encoding MBL fold metallo-hydrolase, with protein sequence MSSTAQSCHVEPGGPAWLANLGNAIVRKRSVSEEDNNAYLITCRRTGEQLLIDAADRAEDVLDLVDSGSGQLQLVVTTHQHWDHHRALRAVVDRHTPATAAGANDADALPVPPDTRLAHGDTLTVGDLTLDVVALRGHTPGSVALALRDGAGGTHLFTGDSLFPGGPGKTWSPEDFGSLMDDLEARIFGVYPDDTVVHPGHGDSTTLGAERPSLPEWRDRGW encoded by the coding sequence ATGTCCAGCACCGCACAGTCCTGTCACGTGGAGCCCGGCGGCCCGGCGTGGCTCGCCAACCTCGGCAACGCCATCGTGCGCAAGCGCAGCGTCTCCGAGGAGGACAACAACGCCTACCTGATCACCTGCCGCCGCACCGGCGAGCAGTTGCTGATCGACGCGGCCGACCGGGCCGAGGACGTGCTCGACCTTGTCGACTCCGGCTCCGGGCAGCTGCAGCTCGTGGTCACGACGCACCAGCACTGGGACCACCACCGCGCCCTCCGCGCGGTCGTGGACCGGCACACCCCCGCCACGGCCGCGGGAGCCAACGACGCGGACGCGCTGCCGGTACCCCCCGACACCCGGCTCGCGCACGGCGACACGCTCACCGTCGGCGACCTGACCCTGGACGTCGTCGCGCTGCGCGGCCACACCCCCGGGTCCGTGGCGCTCGCGCTCCGCGACGGCGCCGGCGGCACCCACCTGTTCACCGGCGACAGCCTCTTCCCCGGTGGACCGGGCAAGACCTGGAGCCCGGAGGACTTCGGCTCGCTGATGGACGACCTGGAAGCGCGCATCTTCGGGGTGTACCCGGACGACACCGTCGTACACCCCGGGCACGGCGACAGCACCACCCTGGGGGCCGAGCGGCCGTCCCTGCCCGAGTGGCGCGACCGGGGATGGTGA
- a CDS encoding FAD-dependent monooxygenase, whose amino-acid sequence MRATRPPLHDIPVLTGPEHTVLVLGNGPVGQTAALLLARWGVPVVLLDSRTHRDPVGSKAICQQRDVLDVWSWVGAGAIAEEGLTWHTARTFYRDQELFSVELLDPGRSPLPPFVNLSQCRSEEILDGLIADQPLIEVRWSHEVTGLVQDDSGVRVTCRTPSGETELHGAYAVAAGGARGSALRSMLGVGFPGRSFEDAFLICDIRADLPGWEQERRFYFDPEWNPGRQVLIHPCPDSVFRIDWQVEPEFDLAAARADGSLDTRIRQIIGERDYEVVWSSLYRFHSRITTAMRVDRVLLAGDLAHLVAPFGARGLNSGVGDADNVAWKLAFVLHGWAPPALLDSYEHERGAAARENLEVTTATMDFLVPQDEAAHARRHEILQASLTDPAARARVDSGRLSEPFWYVDSPLTTPDPERPWPGRPPRGHPAEPVPGVVLPDAPVEWPGRPDLTRMREVVRGAVTVLAPEDRHEAVRAVLEETLSPAVPRQVLDLARVDTTGAVREGLRSADDDLWVVRPDAFLAARATDLAQVREAVGRALARA is encoded by the coding sequence GTGAGGGCAACGCGGCCGCCGCTGCACGACATACCGGTCCTGACCGGACCGGAGCACACCGTCCTCGTCCTCGGCAACGGCCCGGTCGGCCAGACCGCGGCCCTCCTGCTGGCCCGGTGGGGGGTGCCGGTGGTCCTGCTGGACAGCCGCACCCACCGGGACCCGGTGGGCAGCAAGGCGATCTGCCAACAGCGCGACGTCCTCGATGTGTGGTCCTGGGTCGGGGCGGGGGCGATCGCCGAGGAGGGACTGACCTGGCACACCGCCCGGACCTTCTACCGCGACCAGGAGCTGTTCAGCGTCGAGCTGCTCGACCCGGGCCGGTCCCCCCTGCCGCCGTTCGTCAACCTCTCCCAGTGCCGCAGCGAGGAGATCCTCGACGGGTTGATCGCCGACCAGCCGCTGATCGAGGTCCGCTGGTCGCACGAGGTCACCGGGCTGGTCCAGGACGACTCCGGGGTGCGGGTCACCTGCCGCACGCCCTCCGGTGAGACCGAGCTGCACGGCGCGTATGCCGTGGCCGCCGGCGGTGCGCGCGGCTCCGCCCTCAGGTCGATGCTGGGGGTCGGGTTCCCGGGACGCAGCTTCGAGGACGCCTTCCTGATCTGCGACATCCGGGCCGACCTGCCCGGCTGGGAGCAGGAGCGCCGATTCTACTTCGACCCCGAGTGGAACCCGGGCCGGCAGGTGCTCATCCACCCCTGCCCGGACTCCGTCTTCCGGATCGACTGGCAGGTCGAGCCGGAGTTCGACCTGGCGGCGGCGCGCGCCGACGGGTCGCTGGACACCCGGATCCGCCAGATCATCGGCGAGCGCGACTACGAGGTGGTCTGGTCCTCCCTCTACCGGTTCCACTCGCGGATCACCACGGCGATGCGGGTCGACCGGGTGCTGCTGGCCGGGGACCTGGCCCACCTGGTCGCCCCGTTCGGCGCCCGCGGCCTCAACTCCGGGGTCGGCGACGCCGACAACGTCGCGTGGAAGTTGGCCTTCGTGCTGCACGGGTGGGCGCCCCCGGCACTGTTGGACAGCTACGAGCACGAGCGCGGCGCCGCCGCCCGGGAGAACCTCGAGGTGACCACGGCCACGATGGACTTCCTGGTCCCGCAGGACGAGGCCGCCCACGCCCGGCGGCACGAGATCCTGCAGGCCTCCCTCACCGACCCCGCCGCGCGTGCGCGCGTCGACTCCGGCCGGCTCTCCGAGCCCTTCTGGTATGTCGACAGTCCCCTCACCACGCCCGATCCCGAGCGGCCGTGGCCGGGTCGGCCACCGCGGGGCCACCCGGCCGAGCCGGTCCCGGGTGTGGTGCTGCCCGACGCGCCGGTGGAGTGGCCGGGCCGCCCGGACCTCACCCGGATGCGCGAGGTGGTCCGCGGGGCGGTCACCGTCCTGGCGCCCGAGGACCGGCACGAGGCGGTGCGGGCCGTCCTGGAGGAAACCCTCTCCCCCGCGGTGCCGCGCCAGGTGCTCGACCTGGCGCGGGTCGATACCACCGGGGCGGTCCGGGAGGGGCTGCGCAGCGCGGACGACGACCTGTGGGTGGTCCGGCCGGACGCGTTCCTGGCCGCCCGGGCGACGGACCTCGCGCAGGTCCGGGAGGCTGTCGGGCGGGCCCTGGCGCGTGCCTAG
- a CDS encoding class I SAM-dependent methyltransferase codes for MPDSVSRRPADQAESVRASRSWWDAEAADYYQEHGPLLRDADLMWGPEGIYESDLGLLGDLAGRDVLEFGAGAAQGSRWCAAQGARVVASDVSGAMLRQGTALDAGRDTRPAGYVECDAAALPFAGASFDVVFSAYGALPFVADSAGLLREVARVLRPGGRTVFSVTHPFRWALPDAPGPEGLRVSHSYFDRSPYVEQDAAGRALYVEHHRTVGDRVREMVGAGLVLEDLLEPEWPAAAEHVWGGWSPLRGRLVPGTAIFSARRP; via the coding sequence ATGCCGGACTCCGTGAGCAGGCGCCCCGCCGACCAGGCCGAGAGCGTCCGGGCGAGCCGTTCCTGGTGGGACGCCGAGGCCGCCGACTACTACCAGGAGCACGGCCCGTTGCTGCGCGACGCGGACCTGATGTGGGGCCCGGAGGGGATCTACGAGTCCGACCTCGGGCTGCTCGGGGACCTGGCCGGCCGGGACGTCCTGGAGTTCGGGGCCGGCGCCGCCCAGGGCAGCCGGTGGTGCGCCGCGCAGGGCGCCCGGGTCGTGGCCAGCGACGTCTCCGGCGCGATGCTCCGCCAGGGCACCGCGCTGGACGCCGGCCGCGACACCCGGCCGGCCGGCTACGTGGAGTGTGACGCGGCGGCACTCCCGTTCGCCGGCGCGTCCTTCGACGTCGTCTTCTCCGCCTACGGCGCCCTCCCCTTCGTCGCCGACTCCGCCGGCCTGCTGCGGGAGGTCGCGCGGGTGCTGCGCCCCGGGGGCCGCACCGTCTTCTCGGTCACCCACCCGTTCCGCTGGGCGCTGCCGGACGCTCCGGGGCCCGAGGGGTTGCGGGTGAGCCACTCCTACTTCGACCGCTCCCCCTACGTCGAGCAGGACGCCGCCGGACGGGCGCTGTATGTCGAGCACCACCGGACCGTCGGTGACCGGGTCCGCGAGATGGTCGGGGCCGGGCTCGTGCTGGAGGACCTCCTGGAACCGGAGTGGCCCGCGGCCGCGGAGCACGTCTGGGGTGGCTGGTCCCCGTTGCGGGGACGCCTCGTCCCGGGGACCGCGATCTTTTCCGCCCGACGCCCCTGA
- the coaE gene encoding dephospho-CoA kinase: MLWIGLTGGIGSGKSTVSGRLAELGAVVLDADRIAREVVEPDTPGLTRVVERFGAGVLDDSGALDRPALGRIVFADPAARRDLEAITHPLVRERTAALRNQLPDDSIVVHDVPLLVELGYAPAYHLVVLVGASEETRVERLVRTRGMDPEEARSRMGTQADDAARRAVADVWLDNEGSPADLQAQVDQLYAERLAPLGANLGRRRAARVEDLVPPTPGEDLATRADRVAGRLAHLVGEQPAASRHTFDGTFVRSEIQVPDPCDPALRRRLRRGGFPAVGEHEHAAADPGRLAMVVLHGPDARSVGGSA; encoded by the coding sequence ATGCTGTGGATCGGATTGACCGGCGGGATCGGCTCGGGCAAGTCGACGGTCTCGGGGAGGCTGGCCGAGCTCGGGGCGGTGGTGCTGGACGCCGACCGGATCGCCCGGGAGGTGGTGGAGCCCGACACCCCGGGCCTGACCCGGGTGGTGGAGCGCTTCGGCGCGGGGGTCCTCGACGACTCGGGGGCGCTGGACCGTCCCGCACTGGGCCGGATCGTGTTCGCCGACCCGGCCGCCCGCCGGGACCTCGAGGCGATCACCCACCCGCTGGTCCGGGAGCGCACGGCCGCCCTGCGGAACCAGTTGCCCGACGACAGCATCGTGGTGCACGACGTCCCGCTGCTCGTGGAGCTCGGCTACGCCCCGGCATACCACCTGGTGGTGCTGGTCGGCGCCAGCGAGGAGACGCGGGTGGAGCGCCTGGTCCGGACGCGGGGGATGGACCCGGAGGAGGCGCGCTCCCGGATGGGGACGCAGGCCGACGACGCCGCCCGGCGGGCGGTCGCCGACGTCTGGCTCGACAACGAGGGGTCCCCGGCGGACCTGCAGGCACAGGTGGACCAGCTGTATGCCGAACGGTTGGCCCCGCTGGGCGCCAACCTCGGGCGACGTCGCGCGGCCCGGGTTGAGGACCTCGTGCCGCCCACGCCCGGCGAGGACCTCGCGACCCGTGCGGACCGGGTGGCGGGCCGTCTCGCCCACCTGGTGGGGGAGCAGCCGGCCGCCTCACGGCATACCTTCGACGGGACCTTCGTGCGCAGCGAGATCCAGGTGCCCGACCCCTGCGACCCCGCCCTGCGGCGCCGGCTGCGGCGCGGTGGGTTCCCCGCGGTGGGCGAGCACGAGCACGCAGCGGCCGACCCCGGTCGGCTGGCGATGGTGGTGCTGCACGGTCCCGATGCGCGCTCTGTCGGTGGGTCGGCGTAG
- a CDS encoding ABC transporter substrate-binding protein → MKAVAALSAIALVAACGGTDDEGDDETSQEQTTDEGADDGAGDTGDEAEETEGSDEAAPPPADAPADFTLGYVLPETGQLAPLGPPQFAGVGLAIQDINDAGGVLGAQVPDAIAGDEAGQDSVAQASADRILGEGVSGIIGAAASGMSLAIVDRVTGAGVMQCSGSNTAPTFTDLDDNGLYIRTAPSDALQGPVLANLIVEDGWTNVALVARADDYGQGLADATASSLENAGASVALNETYDPNATNFDGTIQAVVSANPDAVVVIGFEEGEQILQGLIEEGFGPSEVGVYTTDGLRNPDLANSIGGGDPTVLAGLKGTAPASAENADFLASLAEFAPDLGDNTQFAPQVYDCVVTMALAAEAAGSADPEDFKAEVVNVTRDGEVCTSYEECKGMIADGVDIDYDGVSGPLDFVDAGEPGKATIEIYGFNDAGEFESIDSVESNPAEE, encoded by the coding sequence TTGAAGGCTGTCGCGGCACTGTCCGCGATCGCTCTGGTCGCCGCGTGCGGCGGTACGGACGACGAGGGCGACGACGAGACCTCGCAGGAACAGACGACCGACGAAGGCGCCGACGACGGCGCTGGCGACACCGGCGACGAGGCCGAGGAGACGGAGGGCAGCGACGAGGCGGCCCCGCCGCCCGCCGACGCGCCGGCCGACTTCACCCTCGGCTACGTGCTCCCCGAGACCGGTCAGCTCGCCCCGCTGGGTCCGCCCCAGTTCGCCGGTGTCGGCCTGGCGATCCAGGACATCAACGACGCCGGTGGCGTGCTCGGTGCCCAGGTGCCCGACGCGATCGCCGGTGACGAGGCCGGCCAGGACTCCGTGGCGCAGGCGTCCGCGGACCGCATCCTCGGCGAGGGCGTGAGCGGCATCATCGGTGCGGCCGCCTCCGGCATGTCGCTGGCCATCGTCGACCGGGTGACCGGCGCCGGTGTGATGCAGTGCTCCGGGTCCAACACGGCCCCGACGTTCACCGACCTCGACGACAATGGCCTCTACATCCGCACGGCGCCCTCGGACGCCCTGCAGGGTCCGGTGCTGGCCAACCTGATCGTCGAGGACGGCTGGACCAACGTCGCGCTCGTGGCCCGTGCCGACGACTACGGCCAGGGTCTGGCGGACGCCACCGCGTCCTCGCTGGAGAACGCTGGTGCGTCGGTCGCCCTGAACGAGACCTACGACCCGAACGCCACGAACTTCGACGGCACCATCCAGGCGGTCGTGTCGGCGAACCCCGACGCGGTCGTGGTGATCGGCTTCGAGGAGGGCGAGCAGATCCTGCAGGGTCTGATCGAGGAGGGCTTCGGTCCCAGCGAGGTCGGCGTCTACACCACCGACGGTCTGCGCAACCCGGACCTGGCCAACAGCATCGGCGGCGGCGACCCGACCGTGCTCGCCGGGCTGAAGGGCACCGCCCCGGCGTCCGCCGAGAACGCCGACTTCCTGGCCTCCCTCGCGGAGTTCGCACCGGACCTGGGTGACAACACCCAGTTCGCCCCGCAGGTCTACGACTGCGTCGTGACGATGGCGCTGGCCGCCGAGGCCGCCGGGTCCGCCGACCCGGAGGACTTCAAGGCCGAGGTCGTCAACGTGACCCGGGACGGTGAGGTCTGCACCTCCTACGAGGAGTGCAAGGGCATGATCGCCGACGGCGTCGACATCGACTACGACGGCGTCAGCGGTCCGCTGGACTTCGTTGACGCGGGCGAGCCCGGCAAGGCCACCATCGAGATCTACGGCTTCAACGACGCCGGCGAGTTCGAGTCGATCGACTCGGTGGAGTCCAACCCCGCCGAAGAGTGA
- a CDS encoding SDR family NAD(P)-dependent oxidoreductase, whose translation MGRRIIVTGGGTGIGRAIGARLLAGCEEMVLVGRRRGVLEDAADALRTLAGDGTEVTVAACDLADPAQVGDLAGALRAGPTIDVLVANAGGNFGQAAGDDPADVARAWRADFEGNVLTAVLLTQALLPHLTRPGARVVAMSSIAALRGNGSYGAAKAAVNAWVLSLATQVAPDGITVNAVAPGFVPDTPFWHDRLAADPAAYESRLRPIPMGRAGTVEEVAAAVDYLASADAGWTTGQILQVNGGTLLGRG comes from the coding sequence ATGGGACGACGCATCATCGTGACCGGCGGCGGGACCGGCATCGGACGGGCGATCGGCGCCCGGCTGCTGGCGGGGTGCGAGGAGATGGTGCTCGTGGGGCGCCGTCGGGGCGTGCTCGAGGACGCGGCCGACGCGCTGCGGACCCTGGCCGGGGACGGGACCGAGGTCACCGTCGCGGCCTGTGACCTGGCCGATCCGGCACAGGTCGGCGACCTGGCCGGAGCGTTGCGTGCCGGACCCACGATCGACGTCCTGGTGGCCAACGCCGGGGGCAACTTCGGGCAGGCCGCGGGCGACGACCCGGCCGACGTCGCGCGGGCCTGGCGGGCCGACTTCGAGGGCAACGTCCTCACCGCCGTGCTGCTCACCCAGGCGCTCCTGCCGCACCTGACCCGTCCCGGCGCGCGCGTGGTGGCGATGAGCTCCATCGCGGCGCTCCGCGGGAACGGCTCGTACGGCGCGGCGAAGGCGGCCGTCAACGCCTGGGTGCTCTCCCTGGCGACCCAGGTGGCCCCCGACGGCATCACGGTCAACGCGGTGGCTCCGGGCTTCGTCCCGGACACGCCCTTCTGGCACGACCGCCTCGCCGCCGACCCGGCCGCCTACGAGAGCCGGCTCCGGCCGATCCCGATGGGCCGGGCCGGCACCGTCGAGGAGGTGGCGGCCGCGGTGGACTACCTGGCCTCGGCCGACGCGGGATGGACGACCGGCCAGATCCTGCAGGTCAACGGCGGCACCCTCCTCGGCCGCGGCTGA